From one Streptomyces sp. ICC1 genomic stretch:
- the gmd gene encoding GDP-mannose 4,6-dehydratase codes for MGKTALITGVTGQDGSYLAELLLSKGYTVHGLVRRSSSFNTERIDHIYQDPQTANRSFVLHHADLSDGVALVNLLREIRPDEVYNLGAQSHVRVSFDAPLYTGDVTGLGALRLLEAIRASGIDTRIYQASSSEMFGATPPPQNESTPFHPRSPYGAAKVFAYWTTVNYREAYGMFAVNGILFNHESPRRGETFVTRKITRAVARIRAGLQEKLYLGNLDAVRDWGYAPEYVDAMWRMLQQDEATDYVVATGVAATVREFVEASFAHAGLDWNDHVRYDPKYERPSEVDALIGDASKANELLGWKPTVLVAELAKIMVDSDIRQVEDQLAGVSVRIDR; via the coding sequence ATGGGCAAGACCGCGCTGATCACCGGCGTCACCGGGCAGGACGGCTCGTACCTCGCAGAGCTGCTGCTCTCCAAGGGCTACACGGTGCACGGTCTCGTGCGGAGGTCCTCCAGCTTCAACACGGAGCGGATCGACCACATCTACCAGGACCCGCAGACGGCGAACCGGTCCTTCGTGCTGCACCACGCGGACCTCTCCGACGGCGTGGCCCTGGTGAACCTGCTCCGCGAGATACGCCCCGACGAGGTCTACAACCTCGGCGCCCAGTCGCACGTGCGCGTCTCCTTCGACGCCCCGCTGTACACGGGCGACGTGACCGGCCTCGGGGCGCTGCGGCTGCTGGAGGCGATCCGGGCCAGCGGGATCGACACCCGCATCTACCAGGCCTCGTCCTCGGAGATGTTCGGCGCCACCCCGCCCCCGCAGAACGAGTCCACGCCGTTCCACCCGCGCAGCCCGTACGGCGCCGCGAAGGTGTTCGCGTACTGGACGACGGTGAACTACCGCGAGGCCTACGGCATGTTCGCCGTCAACGGGATCCTCTTCAACCACGAGTCCCCGCGCCGCGGCGAGACCTTCGTGACCCGCAAGATCACCCGCGCGGTCGCCCGGATCCGGGCGGGCCTGCAGGAGAAGCTCTACCTCGGCAACCTCGACGCGGTCCGCGACTGGGGCTACGCCCCGGAGTACGTGGACGCCATGTGGCGGATGCTCCAGCAGGACGAGGCCACCGACTACGTCGTGGCCACCGGCGTCGCCGCCACCGTCCGCGAGTTCGTCGAGGCCTCCTTCGCCCACGCCGGTCTCGACTGGAACGACCACGTTCGCTACGACCCCAAGTACGAGCGCCCCAGCGAGGTCGACGCCCTCATCGGCGACGCCTCCAAGGCGAATGAGCTGCTCGGCTGGAAGCCGACGGTCCTGGTGGCCGAATTGGCCAAGATCATGGTCGACTCCGACATCCGCCAGGTCGAGGACCAACTGGCGGGCGTGAGCGTTCGCATCGACCGCTAG
- a CDS encoding LamG-like jellyroll fold domain-containing protein, translating to MRRSRGLTAALVLSLAGAGTGLGLVLIPEASAITQPVAFTADNLPTWQPNGIVWAMDQAGGTVFAGGTFSAVRPPDGAAGAEQEAVNFVALDAATGAPSSCKLSFTVGDGSATVRALTVSKDKKTLYAGGYFGAVNGTPVSSVAAIDIETCTPKASFHPNFPATVRALAVTDDTLYAAGDFSNVEGQTRERFAAVDAASGALKPFVANVDEPGRAVQVSNDGKNVLLGGDFFTVNGSNSHALAVVNATTGAVTKTYSNIPANSVVKHIAADSTGYYTGNEGSGGGVFDGRIGLATNFSEKWRDRCLGATQYVLPYDGVLYSSSHAHDCSLEGQFPDGKRHFLLAQLTDHEGAAPAPADGFVRSPRKLGWHPNANDGLGEGIGPRVMTIAEKSSTKYMWVGGEFTLINGKAQQALTRFASTGDVAAPTTPVSSVSSVKPGEVQVRWRASYDQDDSKLTYRVYRNGSATPVATLTAESLEWQRQQASWTDATVKAGLSYSYRVTATDAAGNTSALSASTSVTVPSSVLAYPNQVRADGANLYWRYDDTVSPYVADSSDGGNTSGIQLNAPALRQTPGAVTGASTAMGFNGTSQKVYSDHRQTVGSSYSIETWFKTNSTRGGKLIGFGTNTDRNSGLYDKHVYMTNNGRIVFGTNPGSVKTISTGLLDTFNDNKWHHVVATQGPAGMALYVDGQSKGTLNVTGSQQFEGFWHVGGDNLSGWPTKPSSNFFAGQIDETAVYPKVLTQAQVKNHFDLAKAATDTVSKVTTTEDTYINQGAPSTAYGTVSSLAVRGTSAYETYLRFDIPAAPAGQVLKSASLQIKTSTAAGAGTTDTVSVVPVTGTWSGAGTTFKTKPTLGTTPLGSLAGAPDGSAIQNVQLDTAALSSVLGTSYSLGLTSTGTDPLWIWSSEATAADAAPQLVLTFGAK from the coding sequence ATGCGTAGATCCAGAGGGCTGACTGCTGCCCTCGTCCTGTCACTGGCCGGTGCCGGCACCGGCCTGGGCCTCGTGCTGATACCCGAGGCGTCGGCCATCACGCAACCGGTGGCCTTCACCGCCGACAACCTGCCGACGTGGCAGCCGAACGGCATCGTCTGGGCCATGGACCAGGCGGGCGGCACGGTCTTCGCCGGCGGCACCTTCTCGGCGGTCCGCCCGCCGGACGGCGCGGCCGGCGCGGAGCAGGAAGCCGTGAACTTCGTCGCGCTCGACGCGGCGACGGGCGCCCCGAGCTCGTGCAAGCTCTCCTTCACCGTCGGCGACGGCAGCGCGACCGTGCGCGCCCTCACCGTCTCGAAGGACAAGAAGACCCTTTACGCGGGCGGCTACTTCGGCGCCGTCAACGGCACCCCGGTCTCCAGCGTCGCCGCGATCGACATCGAGACCTGCACCCCCAAGGCCTCGTTCCACCCGAACTTCCCGGCCACCGTGCGGGCGCTCGCCGTCACCGACGACACCCTGTACGCGGCCGGCGACTTCAGCAACGTCGAGGGCCAGACCCGCGAGCGGTTCGCCGCGGTCGACGCCGCCTCCGGAGCGCTGAAGCCCTTCGTCGCCAACGTCGACGAGCCCGGCCGCGCGGTCCAGGTCAGCAACGACGGCAAGAACGTCCTGCTCGGCGGCGACTTCTTCACGGTCAACGGCTCCAACAGCCACGCGCTGGCCGTCGTCAACGCCACCACCGGCGCCGTGACCAAGACGTACTCCAACATCCCGGCGAACTCGGTCGTCAAGCACATCGCGGCCGACTCGACCGGCTACTACACCGGCAACGAGGGATCCGGCGGCGGAGTCTTCGACGGCCGCATCGGCCTCGCCACCAACTTCTCCGAGAAGTGGCGCGACCGCTGCCTCGGCGCCACCCAGTACGTCCTGCCGTACGACGGAGTCCTCTACAGCTCCTCGCACGCGCACGACTGCTCCCTCGAGGGCCAGTTCCCCGACGGCAAGCGCCACTTCCTGCTCGCGCAGCTGACCGACCACGAAGGCGCCGCCCCCGCGCCCGCGGACGGCTTCGTGCGCAGCCCCCGCAAGCTCGGCTGGCACCCCAACGCCAACGACGGCCTCGGCGAGGGCATCGGCCCGCGCGTCATGACCATCGCGGAGAAGAGCAGCACCAAGTACATGTGGGTCGGCGGTGAGTTCACCCTCATCAACGGCAAGGCCCAGCAGGCCCTGACCCGCTTCGCCTCCACCGGCGACGTCGCCGCCCCGACCACCCCGGTCTCCAGCGTCTCCAGCGTCAAGCCGGGCGAGGTCCAGGTCCGCTGGCGCGCCAGCTACGACCAGGACGACAGCAAGCTGACCTACCGCGTCTACCGCAACGGGTCCGCGACCCCGGTCGCCACCCTCACCGCGGAGTCCCTGGAGTGGCAGCGCCAGCAGGCCTCCTGGACCGACGCCACGGTCAAGGCCGGCCTGTCCTACAGCTACCGCGTCACCGCGACCGACGCGGCGGGCAACACCAGCGCCCTGTCGGCCAGCACCTCGGTGACGGTCCCGTCCTCGGTGCTCGCCTACCCCAACCAGGTCCGCGCCGACGGCGCCAACCTGTACTGGCGCTACGACGACACCGTCAGCCCGTACGTCGCCGACTCCTCGGACGGCGGCAACACCAGCGGCATCCAGCTCAACGCCCCGGCGCTGCGCCAGACCCCGGGCGCGGTCACCGGTGCCAGCACGGCCATGGGCTTCAACGGCACCAGCCAGAAGGTGTACAGCGACCACCGCCAGACGGTCGGCAGCTCGTACTCCATCGAGACGTGGTTCAAGACGAACTCCACGCGCGGCGGCAAGCTGATCGGCTTCGGCACCAACACCGACCGCAACAGCGGCCTGTACGACAAGCACGTCTACATGACCAACAACGGCCGGATCGTCTTCGGGACCAACCCCGGCAGCGTGAAGACCATCTCGACCGGTCTGCTCGACACGTTCAACGACAACAAGTGGCACCACGTCGTCGCGACGCAGGGCCCCGCCGGCATGGCGCTGTACGTGGACGGACAGTCCAAGGGCACGCTCAACGTCACGGGCTCCCAGCAGTTCGAGGGCTTCTGGCACGTCGGCGGCGACAACCTCAGCGGCTGGCCGACCAAGCCGTCCAGCAACTTCTTCGCCGGCCAGATCGACGAGACGGCCGTCTACCCGAAGGTGCTGACCCAGGCCCAGGTCAAGAACCACTTCGACCTGGCCAAGGCCGCCACCGACACCGTCTCCAAGGTCACCACGACCGAGGACACGTACATCAACCAGGGCGCGCCCAGCACCGCCTACGGCACCGTGAGCTCGCTCGCCGTGCGCGGCACCTCGGCCTACGAGACGTACCTGCGCTTCGACATCCCGGCGGCCCCGGCCGGCCAGGTGCTGAAGTCGGCTTCGCTGCAGATCAAGACCTCGACCGCGGCGGGTGCCGGCACCACCGACACCGTCTCCGTGGTCCCGGTCACCGGTACCTGGAGCGGCGCGGGCACGACCTTCAAGACCAAGCCCACCCTCGGCACCACCCCGCTGGGCTCCCTGGCGGGCGCACCGGACGGCTCGGCCATCCAGAACGTGCAGCTGGACACGGCTGCGCTCTCCTCGGTCCTGGGCACCAGCTACAGCCTGGGCCTGACGAGCACGGGCACCGACCCGCTGTGGATCTGGTCCTCGGAGGCGACGGCCGCGGACGCGGCACCGCAGCTGGTCCTCACCTTCGGCGCGAAGTAA
- a CDS encoding GDP-L-fucose synthase, translating into MTSSPFLPPNARVFVAGHRGLVGSAVVRRLTADGYEVLTRGRADLDLRDAAATAAYLADVRPDAVVLAAAKVGGIMANSTFPVQFLEDNLKIQLSVVAGAHAADVGRLLFLGSSCIYPKLAPQPISEDALLTGPLEPTNEAYALAKIAGIVQVQSYRKQYGASYISAMPTNLYGPGDNFDLESSHVLPALVRRFHEAAAEGREEVTLWGSGTPRREFLHVDDLAAACAVLLREYDGAEPVNIGCGEDLTIKELAETVAEVTGFRGRLDWDTSKPDGTPRKLLDVTRLRALGWKPAVPLRDGIASTYAWWREQGEKRS; encoded by the coding sequence ATGACAAGTTCGCCGTTCCTGCCTCCGAACGCCCGCGTCTTCGTCGCCGGCCACCGCGGTCTCGTGGGGTCCGCGGTCGTCCGCCGGCTCACCGCCGACGGATACGAGGTGCTCACCCGCGGCCGCGCCGACCTCGATCTGCGCGACGCCGCGGCGACCGCGGCGTACCTGGCCGACGTCCGGCCCGACGCCGTCGTCCTGGCGGCCGCCAAGGTCGGCGGGATCATGGCCAACAGCACCTTCCCGGTGCAGTTCCTCGAGGACAACCTCAAGATCCAGCTCAGCGTCGTCGCCGGCGCGCACGCCGCGGACGTCGGCCGGCTGCTGTTCCTCGGCTCCTCCTGCATCTACCCCAAGCTCGCGCCGCAGCCCATCAGCGAGGACGCCCTGCTGACCGGCCCGCTGGAGCCCACGAACGAGGCGTACGCCCTGGCGAAGATCGCCGGCATCGTCCAGGTCCAGTCGTACCGCAAGCAGTACGGGGCCTCGTACATCTCGGCCATGCCGACGAACCTGTACGGCCCGGGCGACAACTTCGACCTGGAGTCCTCGCACGTCCTGCCCGCCCTCGTCCGCCGCTTCCACGAGGCCGCGGCCGAGGGGCGCGAGGAGGTCACGCTGTGGGGCTCGGGCACGCCCCGCCGGGAGTTCCTGCACGTCGACGACCTGGCCGCCGCCTGCGCCGTCCTGCTGCGCGAGTACGACGGCGCCGAGCCGGTCAACATCGGCTGCGGCGAGGACCTCACCATCAAGGAACTCGCCGAGACGGTCGCCGAGGTGACCGGCTTCCGGGGCAGGCTCGACTGGGACACCTCCAAGCCCGACGGGACGCCCCGCAAGCTGCTGGACGTCACCCGCCTGCGCGCGCTGGGCTGGAAGCCCGCCGTCCCGCTGCGGGACGGCATCGCCTCCACGTACGCGTGGTGGCGCGAGCAGGGTGAGAAGCGGAGCTGA